The following are encoded in a window of Panicum virgatum strain AP13 chromosome 5N, P.virgatum_v5, whole genome shotgun sequence genomic DNA:
- the LOC120676868 gene encoding zinc finger Ran-binding domain-containing protein 2-like, whose amino-acid sequence MEKMKYGDWSCRSCQYVNFCKRDACQRCGEAKLGGERTDYAALGGDWDVKPGDWYCCRCGVHNYASRGSCFKCSAAKNEAAAAVAQGWGFTVAGQAGMKPGDWICPRLGCNVQNYANRTECFRCNMPRSYNG is encoded by the exons atggagaagatgaaatACGGCGACTGGAGCTGCCGGTCGTGCCAGTACGTCAACTTCTGCAAGCGCGACGCGTGCCAGCGCTGCGGCGAGGCCAAGCTGGGCGGCGAGCGGACGGACTACGCCGCGCTGGGCGGCGACTGGGACGTCAAGCCCGGCGACTGGTACTGCTGCCGCTGCGGCGTCCACAACTACGCCTCCCGCGGGAGCTGCTTCAAGTGCTCCGCCGCCAAGAacgaggcggccgccgccgtcgcccaggGGTGGGGGTTCACCGTCGCCGGCCAGGCCGGGATGAAGCCCGGCGACTGGATCTGCCCAAG ACTAGGTTGCAACGTGCAGAACTACGCCAACCGAACCGAGTGCTTCAGGTGCAATATGCCCAGATCATACAACG GTTGA